The Bacillota bacterium genomic sequence CGGCAGGCATACCGGAAGGAAAGCGAACCATCGGCGTTGTCCACGATCCACAGGAGCGCCTCAAGCAGAGTCGTCCCTTCCCCAACCGGCACCTCGTAGGTGGAGTAGCGGGGCTCCTTGTCTACCTCGGGATCAAAGCGAAATACCGTGAACTTCAACCACTCCACCCCCTCAGTACTTGCGCGCCTCTGGCTGCCACTTCGTGATCACCACCGGCTTGTACTCCAGCCGGGGGCCATCCGGAGTCCAGCGCGCCACCGTGTGCTTGAGCCAGTTGGCATCATCACGCTGGGGATAGTCCCGCCGGAAATGAGAGCCCCGGCTCTCGGGGCGGGTCAGCGCACCCAGCGCAATCACTTCCGCCAGCTCCAGCATGGCGGGAAGCTCAAGCGCCGAGATCAGCTCCAGATTGTAACGACGGCCGCGGGCATCCACCCGGGCTCGCTTCACCCGCTCCTTCAGCTCCCGGATCTTCTCCACCGCCTCCCGCATGGGACCCTCCTCGCGGAATATCCCCACCTTCTCGAACATCACCTGCTTCATCTCTTCCCGGATCACGGCCGTCCTTTCACCATCTTGCCGGGAAATAAGCTCCCCGATGCGCGCCTCCACCTCGCCCACGGCAGTATCAAGTGCACTGCCATCGGGCCCCGTCTTTTCCAGCCCCCGCACGTATCGCACCGCCGCCGCTCCCGCCAACTGCCCGAACACCACCGTCTCAAGCAGCGAGTTGCCACCCAGACGGTTGGCCCCGTGCACGCTCACACAGGCGCACTCGCCCGCAGCAAACAGGCCGGGAAGCTCGGAGGCACCGTCTTTGTCCACGTCCAGACCGCCCATGGTGTAATGCTGCGCGGGCTGAATGGGAATGGGCTTTTCGATGGGGTCCACGCCCGCAAAGTACATGGCTATCTCCCGGATGGCAGGAAGCCGCTCCTTGATCTTCTCCGCCCCCAGATGCCTGAGGTCAAGGTGCACGTAGGCGTTCTCAAACCCACGCCCCTCGTCGATCTCGGTCTGGATGGACCGCGCCACGATGTCCCGCGGCCCCAACTCCATGGCCTTGGGCGCATATCGCGCCATGAAACGCTCCCCGTCCCGGTTGAGAAGATAGCCACCTTCACCACGGGCAGCCTCGGAAATGAGCACGTTGTTGGGATAAAGGGAAGTGGGGTGAAACTGCACGAACTCCATGTCCTTCAGGGGCACACCCCGCATATAGCAGAACGCCGCCGCGCTCCCCGTGTTGATGTGGGAGTTGGTGGATCGCGCGTAAATCCTGCCCGCACCGCCCGTGGCCATGACCACCGCTTCCGCACCGAACGCCTCCACTCGACCGCTTACCATGTCCATGGCCACCACCCCCCGGCAGCGACCACCGGACACGATCAGGTCCAGCATCAGCCACTCCTCGTATACCCTGATCCCCCGTTTCACCACCTGCTCGTACAGGGTGTGGAGCATGGCATGACCGGTGCGATCGGCCGCATAGCAGGTGCGCGGGAAACCAGCCCCACCGAAGGGACGCTGGGCAATCTTCCCCTCCGGGGTGCGGGAAAAAGGACAACCCCAGTTCTCAATCTCATAGATCCGCTCCGGAGCCAGACGGGTCATCAACTCAGCCGCGTCCTGGTCCGCCAGGTAGTCGGCTCCTTTGACCGTGTCAAAAGCATGCCGCTCCGGACTGTCTTCCTTACCCTCGGGAACATTGGCCAGGGGAGCATTCACCCCACCCTGCGCCGCCACCGAGTGCGACCGCACGGGATGCACCCGTGTCAGCACCGCTACATCCTCGCCCGCCGCCTCAATGGCAGCCCGTAAGCCAGCCAATCCCGCCCCCACCACCAGGATGCGATGATATGGCATGTCCCTTACCCCCTGAGAAAAGCCAGGATCGGTGGTACGCCGTATACGATGGCACCTATACCCACCACCACCAGCACCACGGTCAGGACGACCGCCGCGCCCCGCGACACCCTGAAGTCCAGCACCACCGTGCGCAGGCCATTCAAACCGTGGAACACGGCAAACACCAAAAGCAGCACGTCAGAGACCAGATACAGCACCCACTTCAGCTTCAGGTGCACACCGGCGAAGGTGATCTCCGCCCCCGGGGAAACATGATGCTGTACAAGCCAGTGCAACCCCAGCGCAAACACCAGGATGGCCCCGCTCGCCCGCTGCAGTATCCACGCCCAGGTGCGCAACTTCCCCACCTCCCCCTAAGCCGCCGGCGACGCCGGACCGGCAAAAAGGGGCATCAGCATCTGCACCGCCCCAATCACAAACAACACCACCACCACCGCCATGGTGGCATACCACAAGGCCCGGTGCGCCCGGATGCCATACCCCATGTCAAACAGGATGATGCGGATGCCGTTTATGCCGTGATACAGCACGCAGGCCAGAAGGCCCACTTCCATCACCCGCCAGAACGGCGTCCCCAGCGTCCTCATGATGGCGTCAAACGCCTCCGGACCCTGCGCCGCCCGCCCGATCACCCAGATGTGCAGGAGCAGGTAAAACACGATTAACAGACCCGTCACCCGGTGCAGCATCCATCCCCACATCCCCGGACGCAGGTACGCCGGCACCAGGTCGGGATTACGCATAAAGACGCCCCGCGGTTTGTACATCAACTGTCACCTCCCCTGGCTATGGCCACTGCCTTGGCCGCAGCTTCTTCCATCTGCCGGAACGCGGCGACACCGTGCTCTCGCAAGAGGGCCGTCCCCTGTTCCTCGTTGGTGCCCACCAGCCTGACCACCAGGGGAACGGGCAGGCCCTGCTCGGTCTTCACCTTCACGATGGCGCGCGCCACGTCGTCACAACGGGTGATCCCCCCGAAGATGTTGATGAGTATGACCCGGGGGCGCGTTTCCAGAAGGACCCCGATGGCCCGGGCCATGGGCTCCGCGGCCGCTCCCCCGCCTGCGTCCAGGAAGTTGGCCGGCCGGCCTCCGTAGCGCGCCAGCACGTCCAGCGTGGCCATGGTGATCCCGGCCCCGTTGGCCATCACGGCGATGTCCCCGTCCAGTTGCACAAAGGAGAGCCCCAACTCCTTGACCCGGCGCTCCAGGTCGGTACCCTCTTCCACACGGGGCAGTTCGGGATGACGGTAGAGGGCCTCGTCGTCAACGTTCAGACGCGCGTCTGCCGCCACCAGCCGCCGGTCCCCGCCGGACACTGCCGCCACGGCCAGCGGGTTGATCTCCACCAGTTCGGCGTCATAGCGACGGAACACACCCCAGAGGCGGATGGCAATGTCCTCGAACTGGCGGGCCAGCGACCCCTCCAGGCCCAGGCGACGGGCCAGCAGCCTCCCCACATAAGGCTGCATCCCCCAGGTGATGTCCAGGGGCTTCTTCACGATGGCCCGCTCGGGAACTTCCTCGATGGCCATTCCCCCCTGGGCGGAAGCGATGAGCAGGGGTCGCCGGGCGCTACCCTCCACCGCTATGCCCAGGTATAGTTCCTTCTCGATGGCCAGCTTTTCTTCCACCAGGAGCCTGTCCACCCGGTAGCCGCGCAGTTCCGTGCCCAGCAGGCGGGCCGCCACCTCCCGCGCCTCTTCGGGGGTGCTGGCGAAGGCGATGCCACCCGCCTTGCCCCGCGCGCCTGCCAGGATCTGCGATTTTAGCGCCACCGGCCCGATCTCGGCCGCCACCCCGGCGGCCTGATCTGCCGTCTCACAGATCCGCCCCGCCGGCACCGGGATGCCCGCCTGGCGGAATACGTCCTTGGCTAGGTATTCGTAAAGTTTCATCTTGACCCTCCAAGGGGGGCCGCCCGGTGAGCACCGGGCGGCCCGAGACGTTTACTCGGCAGGTACGGGAGGAATGATGCCCTCGCGCATGAGCAATGCGGCACCCTCGCGCGCCTTGCGGATGAGTTGTTCTGCGCGGGACTTCAACTCGTCCCAGGTGAGGCGCAGGCGCGCCACTCCCTGCTCCACCGCCTTCACACCCACGGCAGCCGCCACCCGCGGGTACACCTCCCACTCCTCCATGGTGGGCAGGATGTAATCGGGACCCAGCCCCCTGTCTTCGGCATACCGCGCCAGCTCCCGTGCCGCCTCAATGCACATCTCATCGGTGATGGTGCGCGCCCGCACGTCCAGCGCCCCCCGGAAAATGCTGGGGAACCCCAACGAGTTGTTCACCTGATTGGGGAAGTCCGAACGCGCCGTCGCCACCACCGCCGCACCCGCTTCCTTAGCCTCCCACGGCCAGATCTCGGGCACCGGGTTAGCGCACGTGAACACGATGGGATCGGGAGCCATGGCCTTCACCCACTCGGGCTTGATCGTGCCCGGGCCGGGCTTGGACAGCCCGATCACAACGTCCATCCCCTTCATGGCCTCGGGGATGCCACCCGTACGCCCCTCGGCATTGGTCTTCTGGGCCAGCTCCCACTTCTCCGGGTGCGTCTCCCGGAGCTCGATGCGACCTCTGTGAAGTATCCCGGTGGAGTCACACATAACAATGCGGCCGGGATCTGCGCCCGCCCCGATGATCACCCGGGCACAGGCGATGTTGGCCGCACCCGCCCCGATCATGGCAATGCGGGCATCCTCCAGCTTCTTGCCCACCACCCTCAACGCACCCAGCAAACCCGCCAGCGTCACCGCCGCCGTCCCCTGCTGGTCATCGTGCCACACCGGGATCTCCATCTCCCGCCTGAGGGTGTCCAGAATCCGGAAACACTTGGGCTGGGCAATATCTTCCAGGTTAATGCCGCCGAACGAGGGCTCGAGCAGCTTCACCGTGCGGATGAACTCATCGGGGTCCTTCGTGCGCAGGCAAATGGGTACCGCATCCACCCCACCCAGGTACTTGAACAGCAGCGCCTTGCCCTCCATCACCGGCATGGCCGCCTCGGGACCAATGTCCCCCAACCCCAGCACCCGGGTACCATCCGATACCACCGCCACCACATTCCACTTCCAGGTGTGGTCGTACACCCTCTCGGGGTTCCTCTGAATGTCCCGGCAGGGCTCCGCCACCCCGGGCGTATACCAGATGGCAAAATCATCCATGCTGCGGACCGCACAGCGGGGATAAGTCTCGATCTTGCCCCGGTAAAAGGGATGCAGCCGCATGGCATCCTGGGCCGGCTTCTTCGTCTTCGCCAGCAGTTCCTCCGGAGTCGCCATCCCTCTTTCCCTCCCAGTTAGTTGCTCCAGAAGTTGCCTGTCGTAACTGCGCAACGCGGCCCACCACCCGAGCAGCCCCCGCACGCAAACCCTGCAGCCCCGCGGGGCACCCGGGCTCACTCCAGACGGTAACGGATCTTACCCTCCTCGTACAGGTCACCACCGTAACGGTCGTTCACCACCACCACGGGGAAGTTCTCCACCCGCAGGCGCCTGATCGCCTCCGCGCCCAGATCCTCATACGCCACCACTTCCGAATCCACGATGCTGCGCGCAATCAGCGCACCCGCTCCCCCCACGGCGGCAAAATACACCGCCCCGTACTCCCGCATGGCCTGTTTGACCGCCTCAGAACGCAGACCCTTGCCAATCATCCCCTTCAACCCAGCCCGGATCAATGCCGGCGTGTACGGGTCCATCCGGCCGGAAGTGGTGGGACCCGCCGACCCGATCACCTGACCAGGCTTGGGCGGGGTGGGCCCCACGTAGTAAACCACCGCCCCCCGGACGTCAAACGGCAACTCCTCACCCTTTTGCAAAAGATCGTACAACCGCTTGTGTGCCGCATCCCGCGCCGCGTAAATATAACCGGAGATCAGCACCCGGTCCCCCGCCCGCAAACCCGATACCACCTCATCGGTAAGGGGCGTCGTCACCTGCTTCAAAGACACGGCTCTCTCCTCCTCCGCCGGAGTCACAGCACCGCTTCCTTGTGCCGGGCCGCGTGACACTGCAGGTTCACCGCCACCGGGAGGCAGGCAATGTGGGTGGGATACACCTCCATGTGCACCGCCAGCGCCGTCACCCGGCCGCCCAGACCCTGCGGCCCTATCCCCAGCCGGTTGATCCGTTCCAGCAGCTTTTCCTCAATCCCCGCGATCTCGGGCCGGGGATGAGGCTGGCCCACCGGCCGGGCCAGCGCCCGCTTGGCCAGCAGGGCCGCCTGTTCCATGGTGCCACCCACCCCTACACCTACTATGATCGGGGGACAGGGGTTCGATCCCGCCTCATCGACCACCTGCACCACAAAATCCATCACACCCTCAAGGCCATCGGCGGGAGTCAGCATCTTGAGCGCGCTCATGTTCTCAGAACCGGCGCCCTTGGGCAGCACCGTGATCTTCAGCTTATCTCCCGGTACCACCCGGTAGTGGATCACCGCCGGGGCGTTGTCACCCGTGTTCTTGCGCTCAAACGGATCTCCCACCACCGACTTGCGCAGGTAACCTTCCTTGTAACCCTTGCGCACCCCGGCATTGATGGCATCCTCAAGCGACCCGCCCACCACATGCACGTCCTGACCCACGTCCACCAGCACCACGGCCACACCCGTGTCCTGGCACATGGGTACCCACTCCTTGCGCGCCAGGCGGGCGTTCTCAATCAACTGCCCGATGATGTCCTTCCCCACCGGCGACTCTTCCTGCTCCAGCGCCCTCTCCAGTGCCGCGAAGGCATCCTCGCCCAGGTCCATGTTGGCTTCCTGGCACAACCTGGCGACCGCTTCCGCTACCTGAGCCACGTCCACTTCCCTCATGCGCTTCCCCCCTTGCCCCATCCGGCCGGGAACCAGACTGCCTGACATGCCCGCAGATCAATCACGCCCGCGCGCCACCAGGAAATCCAGGGTCCTGCCAGGCGGCAGGCCACCAAAGAGACATTCGACACCTCCCTGCCCCCTCCTGCTTCCAGACGCCGGAAAACACGCTCCCGGGGCCTCGCCCTAGGCGTCCGCAGCGGGCAGCACCCTCGACCGGGACCTAGAGGCCGAGCCCCGCCCGCCCGATAATAGTTATTGGGGGTCAGGAGGGAAGCCGCGGGGATGCAGGTACCTGCTCTGGCCGAAGTCATCCCTCGCCTGGCGAAAATAGCGAGGCGCCACCCGGTACTGGGCCTGGTATTCATAGATCTGGTTGACTTCTCATCTGTACAGGAGAAGCACGGCAGCAGCATGGGGGATGCCATCCTGGCCGCTCTGCGACAGGTGCTGAGCAATGCGCCCCTCCGGCTGGGCAAGGCCACGGGGATCATACCCTGCACCACCGGAGGCGATGACTTCCTGCTCTTCTTCCCCAATCCGGGGGACAAACAAACCCTCGGCCCGGACCTGGAAAGACTGCGGCAACTGGTGGAAACGTGCCTCAACGCAGCGGCATGGGACCTACCACTCGACCGCAGGCTCACCGTCCACCTGGGTTACGCAGAGATCCGGCCCAGCCCGGACGGTCGCATGGACCGGCTCATCTACGAGGCCATGAAGGAGGCCGTCCTCATGGCCAAGTCGGACATGGGCCTGGAGGACTTCCTCTCGCGGCAGGAAATCCTGGCCATCCTGGAAGAGGGCCGGATACATAGCGTCTACCAGCCCATCATTTGCCTCAACGAAGCCCGGGTTGTGGGCTACGAAGCCCTGTCCCGCGGGCCTGGTGGCAGCCACTGGGAAGGACCCCTGACCCTCTTCCCCCTCGCCCAGAAGTACGGCCTGCTGGGACGCCTGGAACTGTTGTGTCACCGCCAGGCCATCACCGGATTGCGGGGGCGTCTCGGGGAATTGAAGCTCTTCCTGAACGTGGACCCCAGGGCGCTGGACGATCCTGCCTTTGACCTGCAACACATCGGCCACGCCCTCAAGGAGGCCGGCCTGGGCCCCCAACAGGTGACCCTGGAACTGACGGAAAGGTCGGCCTCCTCGGACCCCGGACGCCTGCGCCAGGCTCTCGCCAGGGTGCGGGCATGCGGCTACACCGTGGCTCTCGACGACGTGGGATCCGGATACTCCAGCCTGCGCACCCTGATAGAACTCCAGCCCGATTACGTCAAGATCGATGGGTACCTGGTCAGAAACTGCCACCGCGACCCGCCCCGCCGCGTCATCGTTGACACCCTGGCCCACCTGGCCCGTCGCCTGGGCTGCATCACTGTGGCGGAGGGCGTGGAAGACCCCGGCGAGGTGGAAATCCTGCTCGCGGCGGGGGTCGACCTGGCCCAGGGCTACCTGTTCGCCCGGCCAGCCCGGGAACTGCCCACCCCTGACCCCTCGGCACTGGCCCTGCTGCGGGCAGGCAGGGCGGGCACCACGTAGGGAGATCCAGACCCCGGATGCCTCAGCACCAGCACCTCTGCCCCATAGACGCGCCGGACCACCTCCTGGGTGAGTACCTCCTCGGGAGCACCGCTGGCGAAGACGCGTCCTTCGTGCAGCAGGAGGAGATGGTCGCACCAGGCCGCCGCCAGGTTGAGGTCATGCATCACTCCCAGGACGGTCATCTCCCGCTCCCGGCTGAGCCGGGACAACAGTGACAGGACTTCGATCTGGCGGGCAATGTCCAGGTGCGAGGTGGGTTCATCCAGCAACAGCAGTGCAGGTTCCTGGGCCAGGGCCCGGGCGATCATCACCCGCTGCTTCTCCCCTTCGCTCAAAGCACTGAGCAGCCGTCCGGCCAGGGATGCGGTACCGGTGAGTTCCAGGGCCCGCGCCACTGCCTGCCGGTCAGCGGGTCCCTCCCCTGACCAGGGGGCCAGATGGGGAAGCCGCCCCAGCGCCACCACCTCAGCTACGTTGAAATCAAACTGGGGGCGCCAGTCGGGACTGGTCGTGGCCGCCCATGGTGGCGGGTATCAGCCGGGAAGGTAAAAAACGCCCACGCCCCTCCTCGAGCAGCCCTGATGCGGATATAATACCCCCCGGGGGGCGGTTCGGCATGCCCAAAGCGACGGCAGTCGTGGATCCCGCTAAGTGCAACGCAGCTTCATGTGAAGACGGCATCTGCGTGGCCGCCCGCGCCTGCCCCACCCGCATCCTCAGGCAGGATAGTCCTTACGAAGTACCGTACCAGGTGGCCATGTGTCGCGGCTGCGCCAAATGCGCCGTCACGTGCCCTCTCAAGGCCATCCGCATGGTCTAGGCGGGGGCAGCCACCTCCACCCGGGGGCGGGGAAGCAGGCCCGCTTCCTTCACTATTTCGGGGACGATTTCCTCCCAGGCGATGGCCATGATGTGCACGCCGCGCACCCCGGGGATCTCCCGCAGGCGGGCGATCAACTCCACCGCGATGGCCACGCCTTCCTTTTCCTGATCGGTGGCCGACCTCATGCGGTCGATGAGTTCCTGGGGCACCACCATGCCAGGCACGGTGGCGGTGCGCTCGAGGGCCTTGGCGGACCGGGTGGGGACGATACCGGCCAGTATGAACGCCTGCTCGTGCAACCCCATGTCCCGCACCACCTGCATGAAGCGGGCGAAGCGATCCACGTCGAACACCGCCTGGGTCTGGATGAAGTCAGCGCCCGCCTTCACCTTTTTGGCCAGCCGCAGGGCCCGGAACTCCACCGGGTCGGCAAAGGGGTTTTCCGCCGCCCCGATGAAGAAGCGGGGCGGTGCCACCTTGATCTCCTCACCGTTCTGGAAACGCCGGTACTCCCGCATGTCGTGCACCAGTCTCACGAGCTGGACGGAATCCAGGTCGTACACGGTGCGGGCCTGGGGATGGTTACCGAAGCTGATGTGGTCGCCGGTGAGGCAGAGGACGTTGCGCACACCCAGGCTGTACGCACCCAGAAGGTCCGACTGGATGGCGATGCGGTTGCGGTCCCGGCAGGTGACCTGCATGACCGGCTCGCCCCCGGCCGCCATCACGTGCACGGCCGCAGCCAGGCTGCACAGGCGCACGATGGCGGTCTGGTTGTCGGTGAGGTTGATGGCGTCGGCCACCTCCTTGATGGCCGCCGCGTGGCGGGAGATCCCCTTGGAAGAGGCGCTCTTGGGGGGACCCACCTCGGCGGTGACGGCGAAGTGGCCCTCCCGCAGGACGCGCTCCAGCCGGCTTTCCGTCTTACACCCGTTACCAGTCATAGCCGGGCTTCCTCCTTCACCACCCGGCGCAGACCGCCGTCGTGGGTCCGCGACCAGTCTTTGGGCTCCCTGAGCTCGAGCAGAAGGTCGAGCCGATCGAGTTCCTTCAGGCGGTCATATATGAGTTGCCACCCGCAGGCCACCTCGGGGGATATCTCGCACTTGCCTCCCTGGGAACCCCCGCAGGGGCCGTTGAGCAGGCTCTTGGAGCAGCGCGTGATGGGGCAGATGCCCCCCGTGAGGTGCAGTATGCAATCGCCGCATGCCAGGCACCTCTCCTCCCACACGCCGGCCTCCAGGGTGGCGCCCGCCCCCTTGGTGTTCAAACCCGGCACCACCCAGGTGCGGCGGAAGCGCTCGGCCAGGAAGTTCACCCCCACCCCGCATCCCAGGGAGAGAATGCAGTCGTATTCCGCCACCTTTTTGGCGATGGCGTCCAGATACTCGGGATCGCACTGGCGGGTGACGGCGGCGCTGTCGAAGGCGGTGTCCCAGCCCTCCCGCGCGGCCATCAGGCGCAGGGCCGAGGCCAGGATCTCCGCTTCCTTCTCGCCCCCCGCCTGGCACACGGTGACGCATCCCCCGCACCCCAGCACCAGCACTCGCGTGCACTGGCGCACCTGGGCCGCTATTTCCGGGATGGGTTTCTGCTCCGCTATGATCACGCTCTCACCTTCTTCGCCCGCGCGGGGTTGGGTCCCAGTTGCCTGACGCGCTCGGTGAATTCACGGGCCACCTGGGCAAAACGGGCTCCGTCGGAGGCAGGCACGTTGTACATCTCCACCCGCTCCGGCTCCCAGCCGATCTGGGAAAGCAGTTTCTTGATCGCGCCCACACGCCTCTTGGCCCTGATGTTACCCTGCTGGAAGTGGCAATCTCCTTCCATGCACCCGGCCACGTACACCCCGTCCGCTCCCTCTTCCAGCGCCCGCAGCAGCAGGGCGGGATCCACCCGCCCGCTGCAGGGCACCTCGATCAGTCGCACGTTGGGCGGGTACTGCAGGCGCATGGAACCGGCCAGATCGGCCGCCGAATACGCGCAGTAGTAACAGCAGAACGCCACGATCTTGGGCTCGAACCGGGCCTGGGCCTGCTCCGGTCCGGTGCCTGCCGGTCCCGCGGCGGCCGGGGCAGGGATAGCTTCGGCACCGTCGTTCGCGGACACTGTTCCACCTCCTGACGACCGCGTCGCCTGGCACCGCCGCTACGGCAGGCCCGCCAGCTTGGCTTCCATCTGGTCGAACCGGTAGTTGCCCAACTGGATGGCCCGTGCCGGGCACTCTGCCGCGCACATGCCGCATCCCTGACACTGCACGGCCTCGATCTGGGCCACCCCGCGGGCGTTGATGAAGGGTACGTGGTACGGGCAGACCCGCACGCAGGTCAGGCAGGCCGCGCACCGGGACTCGTCCACCACCGACACCACGCCCCCCACCCAGAGCGACTCTTTGGACAGCACCACCGCGGCCCGCGCCGCCGCCCCCTGGGCCTGGGAGATTGCCTCCTGCAGGGACTTGGGCCAGTGGGCCCCACCGCACAGGTATATCCCCGCCGAGGGGAAGTCCAGGGGGCCCATCTTAATGTGGGTCTCCAGGAAGAACCCGCCCTCGCCCAGGGGGACCTTGAGCAGGGAAGCCAGTTCCTTTGCCCCCGAAGCGGGCACCACGGCGGTGGCCAGGGCCACCAGATCGGGATGGAGTTCGATGCGGCGCCCGGAGGCCGAATCCACCGTGCCCAGCCAGAGCCGCTCCTCCTCTTTCTGCAGCACCGGCGGTGCGTCGTCGGGGTAGGGCAGGAAGGAGATCCCCAGGGAGCGGGCCTCGCGGTAGTACTTCTCAAGGAACCCGTACGAACGCATATCGCGATAGAGAACCACCACGTGGCAGCGGGGCGCCAGCCGCTTGAGCCACAGCGCGTTCTTCAGGGTCTGGGCACAGCACACCCGACTGCAATACGCCCGCTCCGCATCCCGCGAACCGACGCACTGGATGAACACCACCTGCCTCCAGGGCGGACGGGAACCTTCCCGCTCCAGGGTGGCGAGCTGGCCTTCCAGTTCGGTGACC encodes the following:
- a CDS encoding Fe-S-containing hydro-lyase — protein: MTPAEEERAVSLKQVTTPLTDEVVSGLRAGDRVLISGYIYAARDAAHKRLYDLLQKGEELPFDVRGAVVYYVGPTPPKPGQVIGSAGPTTSGRMDPYTPALIRAGLKGMIGKGLRSEAVKQAMREYGAVYFAAVGGAGALIARSIVDSEVVAYEDLGAEAIRRLRVENFPVVVVNDRYGGDLYEEGKIRYRLE
- a CDS encoding methylenetetrahydrofolate reductase, with translation MTGNGCKTESRLERVLREGHFAVTAEVGPPKSASSKGISRHAAAIKEVADAINLTDNQTAIVRLCSLAAAVHVMAAGGEPVMQVTCRDRNRIAIQSDLLGAYSLGVRNVLCLTGDHISFGNHPQARTVYDLDSVQLVRLVHDMREYRRFQNGEEIKVAPPRFFIGAAENPFADPVEFRALRLAKKVKAGADFIQTQAVFDVDRFARFMQVVRDMGLHEQAFILAGIVPTRSAKALERTATVPGMVVPQELIDRMRSATDQEKEGVAIAVELIARLREIPGVRGVHIMAIAWEEIVPEIVKEAGLLPRPRVEVAAPA
- a CDS encoding FAD-dependent oxidoreductase gives rise to the protein MPYHRILVVGAGLAGLRAAIEAAGEDVAVLTRVHPVRSHSVAAQGGVNAPLANVPEGKEDSPERHAFDTVKGADYLADQDAAELMTRLAPERIYEIENWGCPFSRTPEGKIAQRPFGGAGFPRTCYAADRTGHAMLHTLYEQVVKRGIRVYEEWLMLDLIVSGGRCRGVVAMDMVSGRVEAFGAEAVVMATGGAGRIYARSTNSHINTGSAAAFCYMRGVPLKDMEFVQFHPTSLYPNNVLISEAARGEGGYLLNRDGERFMARYAPKAMELGPRDIVARSIQTEIDEGRGFENAYVHLDLRHLGAEKIKERLPAIREIAMYFAGVDPIEKPIPIQPAQHYTMGGLDVDKDGASELPGLFAAGECACVSVHGANRLGGNSLLETVVFGQLAGAAAVRYVRGLEKTGPDGSALDTAVGEVEARIGELISRQDGERTAVIREEMKQVMFEKVGIFREEGPMREAVEKIRELKERVKRARVDARGRRYNLELISALELPAMLELAEVIALGALTRPESRGSHFRRDYPQRDDANWLKHTVARWTPDGPRLEYKPVVITKWQPEARKY
- a CDS encoding fumarate hydratase, giving the protein MREVDVAQVAEAVARLCQEANMDLGEDAFAALERALEQEESPVGKDIIGQLIENARLARKEWVPMCQDTGVAVVLVDVGQDVHVVGGSLEDAINAGVRKGYKEGYLRKSVVGDPFERKNTGDNAPAVIHYRVVPGDKLKITVLPKGAGSENMSALKMLTPADGLEGVMDFVVQVVDEAGSNPCPPIIVGVGVGGTMEQAALLAKRALARPVGQPHPRPEIAGIEEKLLERINRLGIGPQGLGGRVTALAVHMEVYPTHIACLPVAVNLQCHAARHKEAVL
- a CDS encoding GGDEF domain-containing phosphodiesterase, encoding MQVPALAEVIPRLAKIARRHPVLGLVFIDLVDFSSVQEKHGSSMGDAILAALRQVLSNAPLRLGKATGIIPCTTGGDDFLLFFPNPGDKQTLGPDLERLRQLVETCLNAAAWDLPLDRRLTVHLGYAEIRPSPDGRMDRLIYEAMKEAVLMAKSDMGLEDFLSRQEILAILEEGRIHSVYQPIICLNEARVVGYEALSRGPGGSHWEGPLTLFPLAQKYGLLGRLELLCHRQAITGLRGRLGELKLFLNVDPRALDDPAFDLQHIGHALKEAGLGPQQVTLELTERSASSDPGRLRQALARVRACGYTVALDDVGSGYSSLRTLIELQPDYVKIDGYLVRNCHRDPPRRVIVDTLAHLARRLGCITVAEGVEDPGEVEILLAAGVDLAQGYLFARPARELPTPDPSALALLRAGRAGTT
- a CDS encoding methylenetetrahydrofolate reductase C-terminal domain-containing protein, whose protein sequence is MIIAEQKPIPEIAAQVRQCTRVLVLGCGGCVTVCQAGGEKEAEILASALRLMAAREGWDTAFDSAAVTRQCDPEYLDAIAKKVAEYDCILSLGCGVGVNFLAERFRRTWVVPGLNTKGAGATLEAGVWEERCLACGDCILHLTGGICPITRCSKSLLNGPCGGSQGGKCEISPEVACGWQLIYDRLKELDRLDLLLELREPKDWSRTHDGGLRRVVKEEARL
- the sdhC gene encoding succinate dehydrogenase, cytochrome b556 subunit; this translates as MYKPRGVFMRNPDLVPAYLRPGMWGWMLHRVTGLLIVFYLLLHIWVIGRAAQGPEAFDAIMRTLGTPFWRVMEVGLLACVLYHGINGIRIILFDMGYGIRAHRALWYATMAVVVVLFVIGAVQMLMPLFAGPASPAA
- the sucC gene encoding ADP-forming succinate--CoA ligase subunit beta gives rise to the protein MKLYEYLAKDVFRQAGIPVPAGRICETADQAAGVAAEIGPVALKSQILAGARGKAGGIAFASTPEEAREVAARLLGTELRGYRVDRLLVEEKLAIEKELYLGIAVEGSARRPLLIASAQGGMAIEEVPERAIVKKPLDITWGMQPYVGRLLARRLGLEGSLARQFEDIAIRLWGVFRRYDAELVEINPLAVAAVSGGDRRLVAADARLNVDDEALYRHPELPRVEEGTDLERRVKELGLSFVQLDGDIAVMANGAGITMATLDVLARYGGRPANFLDAGGGAAAEPMARAIGVLLETRPRVILINIFGGITRCDDVARAIVKVKTEQGLPVPLVVRLVGTNEEQGTALLREHGVAAFRQMEEAAAKAVAIARGGDS
- a CDS encoding NADP-dependent malic enzyme translates to MATPEELLAKTKKPAQDAMRLHPFYRGKIETYPRCAVRSMDDFAIWYTPGVAEPCRDIQRNPERVYDHTWKWNVVAVVSDGTRVLGLGDIGPEAAMPVMEGKALLFKYLGGVDAVPICLRTKDPDEFIRTVKLLEPSFGGINLEDIAQPKCFRILDTLRREMEIPVWHDDQQGTAAVTLAGLLGALRVVGKKLEDARIAMIGAGAANIACARVIIGAGADPGRIVMCDSTGILHRGRIELRETHPEKWELAQKTNAEGRTGGIPEAMKGMDVVIGLSKPGPGTIKPEWVKAMAPDPIVFTCANPVPEIWPWEAKEAGAAVVATARSDFPNQVNNSLGFPSIFRGALDVRARTITDEMCIEAARELARYAEDRGLGPDYILPTMEEWEVYPRVAAAVGVKAVEQGVARLRLTWDELKSRAEQLIRKAREGAALLMREGIIPPVPAE
- a CDS encoding ABC transporter ATP-binding protein — encoded protein: MALGRLPHLAPWSGEGPADRQAVARALELTGTASLAGRLLSALSEGEKQRVMIARALAQEPALLLLDEPTSHLDIARQIEVLSLLSRLSREREMTVLGVMHDLNLAAAWCDHLLLLHEGRVFASGAPEEVLTQEVVRRVYGAEVLVLRHPGSGSPYVVPALPARSRASAEGSGVGSSRAGRANR